Below is a window of Cuculus canorus isolate bCucCan1 chromosome 38, bCucCan1.pri, whole genome shotgun sequence DNA.
atctcctctccatcccctcctccatctccgatctcctctccatcccctccaccatctccgatctcctctccatcccctccaccatctccgatctcctctccatcccctccaccatctccgATCTCCTCTCCgtcccctccaccatctcccatctcctctccgtcccctccaccatctccgatctccatctccatcccctccaccatctccaatctcctctccatcccctccaccatctcctgtccgatctcctctccatcccctccaccatctccgATCTCCTCTCCgtcccctccaccatctccgATCTCCTCTCCgtcccctccaccatctcccatctcctctccatcccctccaccatctccgatctcctctccatcccctccaccatctccgatctcctctccatcccctccaccatctcccatctcctctccatcccctcctccatcTCCGATCTCCTCTCCgtcccctccaccatctcccatctcctctccatcccctcctccatctccgatctcctctccatcccctccaccatctccgatctcctctccatcccctccaccatctccgatctcctctccatcccctccaccatctccgATCTCCTCTCCgtcccctccaccatctcccatctcctctccgtcccctccaccatctccgatctccatctccatcccctccaccatctccaatctcctctccatcccctccaccatctcctgtccgatctcctctccatcccctccaccatctccgATCTCCTCTCCgtcccctccaccatctccgATCTCCTCTCCgtcccctccaccatctcccatctcctctccatcccctccaccatctccgatctcctctccatcccctccaccatctcccatctcctctccatcccctccaccatctcccatctcctctccatcccctccaccatctcccgtcccacctccatctccGTCCCCTCCTCCGTctccatctcctcgtgtccatctCACCTCCATCTTCTCGTCCCCAGCGTGACCTCCTGCTCCTCGGCCTCAGGTACCATCATGGCCGccacggggagggggggggagggaggaggggggtgggtgggtgatGAGGTCATGTGACCCAGGGATGACGTCACACAACGTCACATCGCCCAGTGACTTCACACAGTGGGCGTGGCCCGAGAGGTCATGTGACCAGGCTGTGATGATGTCACATGACCCGGCAGGGGTGGGGAGGTCATGTGACCAGGTGGGGGGGTGTTGTTGGTGTCCTGTGatggggggtggtggtgtcACGTGTCCCCAGGGGAGGTCACCTGacccaccccctcccctcccccccacagCCGACACCGAGGACGTCCGGAAGAAGCGGAAATGACCGCGGAGCCGCTCGGCCGCCCCATAGcgccgtggggcagccccacaagtgcctgcagggagctgctgccctgacccatagcgccgtggggcagccccacaagtgcccgcagggagctgctgccctgaCCCATAGCGCCGTGGGGCAGCTCCtgtctatggggcagccccacaagTGCCATGGGGggagctgcttctctgccccatagcgccgtggggcagctcctggctatggggcagccccacaagTGCCGTGGGGGggagctgcttctctgccccatagcgccgtGGGGCAGCTCCtgtctatggggcagccccacaagTGCCATGGGGggagctgcttctctgccccatagcgccgtGGGGCAGCCTCtgtctatggggcagccccacaagTGCTGTGGTggagctgcttctctgccccatagcgccgtGGGGCAGCCTCtgtctatggggcagccccacaagtgcctgcagggagctgctgccctgacccatagcgccgtggggcagctcctggctatggggcagccccacaagtgcctgcagggagctgcttctctgccccatagcaccgtggggcagctcctggctatggggcagccccacaagTGCCATGGGGGggagctgcttctctgccccatagcgccgcGGGGCACCCCCTAAGTGCTGTAGGGCAGCCTCTTGCCGTGGGGCAGCCCCCTAAGTGCCGTGGGGCGGAGCCCCCTCTGCCGTGGGGCAGCCCTGAGCGCTATGGGGCGGCCCCCTTAGTGCCTTGGATCCCTCTTCctcgctgtggggcagcccctaagggctatggggcagccccctgcagtggggcagccccatagcgctgtggggcaggcggTCGCCATGGGGCCCCCTTGTTGTGGGGTGCCCTCTAAGTGCTATGGGGTGCACCCCCTTACTTATGGGGCGCCCTCGAAGTGCTCTGGGCCccccccgctatggggcagccccacggCGGTGCTTATTTATTGCCAATAAAGGGaacccaaaccccccccccttCAGCCTCGTTTTGGGcccggggggcggggccagagggaaggggcgtggccagtTGTGTGGGCGTGGTCTGagcggcgagggggcgggacCAATAGGTTTACTATGACCGATGGGCGTGGTCAATAGAAAGGGGCGCGGCCAAACGGTCTTATTCCGACCAATAGGGGTTAAGGGGCGTGGTCAgcgctggccacgcccccttcaGGCCCCCCTCATTGCCCCCCACACTCCCCCCTCGGTCCCCATTCGCCCCCCAAGTCCCGGCAGTGCAGGTGAGGGGGGACCCAGCgcccccccctctgccccatagcgagtGGGGGGGGGAGGAATCGGCCCCACTTGGGGGTCAGAGACCCactgcggggggggggaggggctgAGGACGTGGCGGGGGGGACTTTGGAccggggggaggggaggggaggggggatgtggggcaggaccCACATAtggggggggatgtggggcaggggggactCCAGGGTGAGCCCCCACACATggggagggatgtggggcaagatgtggggcagggggagctatggggcagggagggtgtggggcaggacccacatatagggggggatgtggggcaagGGGAGCATCTATGGGGCGCAGCGGTCTGTGGGGCGGGATCCACATATGGGGGGGGGAATGTGGGGcgtggggatgtggggcaggaccCACATATGGGgtgggctgtggggcagggggagcgTCTGTGGGACAGGACCCACATCtagagggggatgtggggtgggaCCCACATATGGAGGGAATGTGGGGCGAGGGGACGTCTATGGGGCAGGACCCACAGAaggggggtctgtggggcagaatgtggggcagagagggtggctgtggggcaggaccCACGtgtgggggggctgtgggacgggggggatgtggggtgggaCCCACACCCCAGCggggaggagatgtggggcaaGATGTGGGGCAGACGGAGCGTCTATGGGGCAGGACCCGCACAtagggggtctgtggggcacagtgtggggcagggagtggCCATGGGGCAGGACCCACACGTGgagcgctgtggggcagggaggcatctatggggcaggaccGTGGGGCccagtgtggggcagggggagctatggggcaggaccCACACCTGAGGCCGCTCTGGCCCCGCTCTATGGTTTTCTCTGGTCCTCCAGAGCGCTGGCGCCGCTCTGCCCCCCCCCTCAATGGTCCTGGTGGTGCTCTGGCCCCTCTTTCCCACATCTCTATGGTCCTTCCTGACCCTCgaacccctctgtcccctctttCTTCGTCTCTATGATCCTTCCCATGTCTCTATGATCCCCCCCCCATGATTAGAGCCACTCTGTCCCCTCTTCCCTCATCTCTATGATCCTTCTCATGTCTCTATGATCCCCCCATTACTACAGCCACTCCGTCCCCTCTTCCCTCGTCTCTATGATCCCTCTCTTGTCTCTATGATCCCCCCCATGACTAAAGCCACTCTGTCCCCTCTTCCCTCGTCTCTATGATCCTTCTCTCATCTCTATGATCCCTCCCATGTCTCTATGATCCCCCCCCATGGCTACAGCCACTCTGTCCCCTCTTCCCTCATCTCTATGATCCCTCCCATGTCTCTATGATCCCCCCCATGATTAGAGCCACTCTGTCCCCTCTTCCCTCGTCTCTATGATCCCTCCCATGTCTCTATGATCCCCCCCATGACTACAGCCACTCTGTCCCCTCTTCCCTCATCTCTATGATCCTTCTCTCATCTCTATGATCCCTCCCATATCTCTATGATCCCTCCCATATCTCTATGATCCCCCCCCATGACTACAGCCACTCTGTCCCCTCTTTCCTCATCTCTATGATCCCTCCCATGACTAGAGCCACTCTGTCCCCTCTTCCCTTGTCTCTATGATCCTTCTCTCATCTCTATGATCCCCCCCATGTCTCTATGATCCCCCCCATGACTACAGCCACTCTGTCCCCTCTTCCCTCGTCTCTATGATCCCTCCCCGTGACCGACACCCCTCTGCCCCTTCTTCTCCTCGCCTCTATggtcccccccacccctctcctctcccccacagccccatggCCGCCCTCTCCCCGGACCTGTGGGCGCAGCTGCCGCCCCACAAGCTCCGCTCTTTGGCCCGGGCTTGGTTGGACGAAGACTCCCCCTTCCCCGACGCGGCGTCGGCGGCCGTGGGTCGCTCCCCGCTGCGAGCCGAGCTGCTTTGCAAGTCTCCGGGGGTGATGGCGGGCGCCCCCTTCGCCCAGGCCGCCTGGGAGGAGACGGGGTGCGCCGTCACCTGGTTGGTGGCCGACGGCCACCGGTTGCCCCCCGGCAGGACGACGGTGGCCACGGTGGAGGGTCCGGCGGCCGCGGTGCTGGTGGCCGAGCGGACGGCCCTCAACGCCGTGGGGCGGTGCAGCGGGGTGGCCACGGCGGCCGCCAGGGCGGTGGCGGTGGCCAAAGGGGCCGCGTGGCGGGGAATGGTGGCCGGGACCAGGAAGACGACGCCGGGCTTTCGTTTGGCCGAGAAATACGCTTTGGCCGTGGGGGGAGCCGAGAGCCATCGCCACGGCCTTGGAGGGGGCGTCCTCCTCAAGGACAACCACCTGGCGGCCGCCCGCGCCCCCCTCGAGAAGGTGGGGGGCGGGGAACCCCCattggggggaaagggggggatgggaatgggggaCGGACCtcaaaatggggggggggaatggagggggGACCTCAAAttgggagggaatgggggagaaaatGGAGGGGGGACCTCAaattggggggaaatggggggacaaAATAGAGGGGGGACCTCAaattggggggggaaatggaggggggaccccaaattgggggggggggacgtGAATTGGGGGAAACggggggatgggaatgggggaCGGACCTCAAAATGGGGGGAGGAATGGAGGGGGGATCTCAAATagggagggaatgggggagaaaatGGAGGAGGGACCTCAaattggggggaaatggggggagaaAATAGAGGGGGGACCTCAaattggggggggaaatggaggggggaccccaaattgggagggaatggggggagaaAATGGAGGGGGGACCtcaaattggggggggggggacgtGAATTGGGGGAAACggggggatgggaatgggggaCGGACCTcaaaatgggggggggaaatggaggggGGACCTCAAATagggagggaatgggggagaaaatGGAGGGGGAACCTCAAAttgggagggaatgggggagaaaatAGAGGGGGGACCTCAaattggggggggaaatggaggggggaccccaaattggggggaaatggggggagaaAATGGAGGGGGGACCtcaaattggggggggggggaacgtGAATTGGGGGAAACggggggatgggaatgggggaCAGACCTCAAAATGGGGGGAGGAATGGAGGGGGGACCTCAAATAGGGAGGGAATGGTGGAGAAAAtggaggggggaccccaaattgggagggaatgggggagaaaatggaggggggaccccaaattggggaggggggacatgaattggggggaaatggggtgatgagggggggggaaatgggggatgGACCTCAAaatgggagggaaagggggagaaaatggaggggggaccccaaattggggggaaatgaggaggGGGGACATAaatgggggggatggggggagggacCCTAAAAtggggggggtggaaatgggggaaGGACCTCAACTGGGGGGTCAATGGGTGGagttgggggtcaatgggtTGAGGTGGGGGTCAGTGGGAGGGACCCCAACTTGGAGGTcaatgggggggaccccaacttgggggtcaatgggtgGAATTGGAGGTCAATGGGGTGGACCCCAACTTGGGGGCCAAATGGGTTGAggtgggggtcaatggggtggACCCCAACTTGGGGGCCAATGGGTGGAGTTGGGGGTCAACGGTTTGggttgggggtcaatgggggggaccccaacttgGGGGCCAATGGGTGGAATTGGAGGTCAACGGTTTGggttgggggtcaatgggggggaccccaacttgggggtcaatgggtgGAGTTGGAGGtcaatggtttgggttggaggtcaatggggggggaccccaacttgGCGGTCAATGGGTGGAattgggggtcaatgggggggaccccaacttgGGGGCCAATGGGTGGAATTGGAGGTCAACGGTTTGggttgggggtcaatgggggggaccccaacttgGGGGCCAATGGGTGGAGTTGGAGGTcaatgggggggaccccaacttgggggtcaatgggtgGAATTGGAGGTcaatgggggggaccccaacttgggggtcaatgggtgGAGTTGGAGGTcaatgggggggaccccaacttgGGGGCCAATGGGTGGAGTTGGAGGTcaatgggggggaccccaacttgGGGGTCAATGGGTAGAATTGGAGGTcaacggtttgggttggaggtcaatgggggggaccccaacttgggggtcaatgggtgGAGTTGGAGGTcaatgggggggaccccaacttgggggtcaatgggtgGAGTTGGAGGTCAATGGGAGGGACCCCAActtgggggtcaatgggtgGAATTGGAGGTCAACGGTTTGggttgggggtcaatgggaggGACCCCAACTTGGGGGCCAATGGGTTGAggtgggggtcaatgggggggaccccaacttgggggtcaatgggtgGAGTTGGAGGTCAACAGGTTGggttgggggtcaatgggggggaccccaacttgGGGGCCAATGGGTGGAgttgggggtcaatgggaggAATCCCAActtgggggtcaatgggtgGAATTGGAGGTCAACGGTTTGGGttgggggtcagtgggggggaccccaacttgGGGGCCAATGGGTGGagttgggggtcaatgggttgaggtgggggtcaatgggggggaccccaacttgGGGGCCAATGGGTGGAGTTGGGGGtcaatggtttgggttggaggtCAATGGGGTGGACCCCAActtgggggtcaatgggtgGAATTGGGGGTcaacggtttgggttggaggtGAATGGGGTGAACCCCAACTTGGGGGCCAATGGGTGGAGTTGGAGGTCAATGATTTGggttgggggtcaatgggggggaccccaacttgggggtcaatgggggggACCCAAActtgggggtcaatgggtgGAGTTGGAGGtcaatggtttgggttgggggtcaatgggggggaccccaacttgGGGGCCAATGGGTGGAGTTGGGGGCcaatgggttgggttgggggtcaatggggtggACCCCAACTTGGGGGCCAATGGGTGGAGTTGGGGGCCAATGGGTGGGTCCGTGGGGCGCCCCCCATCTCCCCGCAGGTGGTGGGAATGGCGCGCGGCGCCGGGGGCTTCACGCAGCGCCTGACGGTCGAATGCAGCTCCATGGCCGACGCCGTCCGCGCCGCCAAAGCCGGAGTGGACATCGTCCTCCTCGACAACTTCACCCCCCAGGTtctgccccctaagtgtgggGCCGGAGAAGATGTTGGGGTGGGGCCGCCCCACGGACTGACGTTGCCCCCCACCCCGCAGGAGCTCCacgaggcggcggcggcggtgaaGGCCACCGACCCCCGGGTGATGGTGGAGGCCAGCGGGGGGATCGACCTGGAGAACCTGCCCCGCTTCTTGGGGCCCCACATCGACGTCGTCTCCATGGGGTGCCTGACCCACGGCGTCAGCTCCCTCGACTTCGCCCTCCGCGTCGTGGACCAGCCCTGAGCGACCCACAACCGTCTGCCTTCATGGGACCCCCCGAAACCCTCCGGGGGACCCAATCCCACCTCGAGGAGATCCCCAAATCCACCATGGAGACACCAAAACCCTTGGTGTGACCCTATCCCACCtcaaggagaccccaaaatccaccatggagaccccaaaacccttgGTGTGACCCTATCCTACAtcaaggagaccccaaaatccaccctggaGACCCCAAGATCCACCAtggagacccccaaatccaccctggagaccccaaaatctACCAtggagacccccaaatccaccctggaGACCCCAAGATCCACCATGGAGAcaccaaaatccaccctggaGACACCAAAACCCTTGGTGTGACCCTATCCTACCtcaaggagaccccaaaatccaccatggagacccccaaatccaccctggagaccccaaaacccttgGTGTGACCCAATCCCACCTCAAGGAGatcccaaaatccaccctggagaccccaaaacccttgGTGTGACCCTATCCTACAtcaaggagaccccaaaatccaccctggagaccccaaaatccaccatggagaccccaaaatccaccttggTGCCCCCAGAACCCTTGGTGTGACCCTATCCTACCTCAAGGAGACCCCAAAGCCcaccctggagaccccaaaatccaccctggagaccccaaaacccttgGTGTGACCCTATCCTACAtcaaggagaccccaaaatccaccctggaGACCCCAAGATCCACCAtggagacccccaaaacccttgGTGTGACCCTATCCTACAtcaaggagaccccaaaatccaccctggagaccccaaaatccaccatggagacccccaaaacccttgGTGTGACCCTATCCTACCTCAAGGAGatcccaaaatccaccctggaGACCCCAAGATCCACCAtggagacccccaaatccaccctggaGCCCCCAAAACCCTTGGTGTGACCCTATCCTACATCAAGGAGACCCCAAAGCTCACCCTGGAGACCCCAAGATCCACCCTGGAGCCCCCAAAACCCTTGGTGTGACCCTATCCTACCTCAAGGAGACCCCAAAGCCcaccctggagaccccaaaatccaccatggagaccccaaaatccaccctggagacccccaaaaccttTGGTGTGACCCTATCCTACATCAAGGAGACCCCAAAGCCcaccctggagaccccaaaatccaccctggagaccccaaaaacCCTTGGTGTGACCCTATCCTACCtcaaggagaccccaaaatccaccctggaGACCCCCAAGTTCACCTTGGTGACCCCAAAACGTTTGGTGGGATCCCATTCCACCTCGAGGCAACCCTAAAACCTACTCTGGAGGTCCCAAAACCTCATCCTACATcaagggaaccccaaaatcccctttggTGTCCCCCAAACTCACCCTGGAGATCCCCAAGTTCAGCTTGGTGACCCCAAAACCCTTGATGGGACCCTATCCCACCTccaagggaccccaaaacccaccttgGAAACCCTAAAATCCACCTTGGTGACTCCAAAACCCTTGGTGagcccccaaaatccaccttggAGATCCCCAAGTTCACCCTGGTGACCCCAAAACCCTTGGTGGGACCCTATCCCACCTCCatgggaccccaaaccccaacctTAGCGACCCCAATACCCTTAGCGAGACCCCAACCCACATCAagaggaccccaaaaacccaccTAGAAGACCCCAAACACCCACCCTGGAAACC
It encodes the following:
- the QPRT gene encoding nicotinate-nucleotide pyrophosphorylase [carboxylating]; this encodes MAALSPDLWAQLPPHKLRSLARAWLDEDSPFPDAASAAVGRSPLRAELLCKSPGVMAGAPFAQAAWEETGCAVTWLVADGHRLPPGRTTVATVEGPAAAVLVAERTALNAVGRCSGVATAAARAVAVAKGAAWRGMVAGTRKTTPGFRLAEKYALAVGGAESHRHGLGGGVLLKDNHLAAARAPLEKVVGMARGAGGFTQRLTVECSSMADAVRAAKAGVDIVLLDNFTPQELHEAAAAVKATDPRVMVEASGGIDLENLPRFLGPHIDVVSMGCLTHGVSSLDFALRVVDQP